In Perca fluviatilis chromosome 3, GENO_Pfluv_1.0, whole genome shotgun sequence, the following proteins share a genomic window:
- the LOC120555918 gene encoding guanosine-3',5'-bis(diphosphate) 3'-pyrophosphohydrolase MESH1-like translates to MNSDTVLLLETINFAAEKHRNQRRKDPEETPYINHPIGVARILSYEGGITDIKVLQAALLHDTVEDTDTTPEEIEAKFGPIVARIVQEVTDDKTLPKHERKRMQVEHAPHSSGQAKLVKLADKLYNLRDLNRCTPAGQHPSLTVLTLYCN, encoded by the exons ATGAATTCGGACACAG TTTTATTGTTGGAGACTATTAATTTTGCCGCAGAGAAACATCGTAACCAGCGACGTAAAGATCCTGAGGAAACGCCGTACATTAATCACCCCATCG GAGTAGCGAGAATCCTCAGCTATGAAGGAGGCATCACAGACATCAAGGTTTTGCAA GCTGCTCTGCTTCATGACACAGTGGAGGACACGGACACAACTCCTGAAGAGATCGAGGCAAAGTTTGGGCCGATCGTAGCTCGTATCGTTCAGGAGGTGACGGATGACAAAACGCTGCCCAAACATGAGAGAAAGCGCATGCAAGTGGAACACGCGCCTCATAGCAGTGGCCAGGCCAAACTGGTTAAACTGGCTGATAAGCTGTACAACCTGAGGGACTTGAACCGCTGCACACCTGCCGGTCAGCACCCCTCTCTCACAGTCCTTACTCTTTACTGTAACTGA
- the LOC120555917 gene encoding guanosine-3',5'-bis(diphosphate) 3'-pyrophosphohydrolase MESH1-like, translated as MNSDTVLLLETINFAAEKHRNQRRKDPEETPYINHPIGVARILSYEGGITDIEVLQAALLHDTVEDTDTTPEEIEAKFGPIVARIVQEVTDDKMLPKHERKRMQVEHAPHSSGQAKLVKLADKLYNLRDLNRRTPAGWTAERVQEYFVWACEVVKGLKGTNLALEEKLEELFRQRRVQL; from the exons ATGAATTCGGACACAGTTTTATTGTTGGAGACTATTAATTTTGCCGCAGAGAAACATCGTAACCAGCGACGTAAAGATCCTGAGGAAACGCCGTACATTAATCACCCCATCG GAGTAGCGAGAATCCTCAGCTATGAAGGAGGCATCACAGACATCGAGGTTTTGCAA GCTGCTCTGCTTCATGACACAGTGGAGGACACGGACACAACTCCTGAAGAGATCGAGGCAAAGTTTGGGCCGATCGTAGCTCGTATCGTTCAGGAGGTGACAGATGACAAAATGCTGCCCAAACATGAGAGAAAGCGCATGCAAGTGGAACACGCGCCTCATAGCAGTGGCCAGGCCAAACTGGTTAAACTGGCTGATAAGCTGTACAACCTGAGGGACTTGAACCGCCGCACACCTGCCG gttggACAGCTGAGCGGGTGCAGGAGTATTTTGTGTGGGCCTGTGAGGTGGTGAAAGGCCTGAAAGGAACCAACTTGGCTCTGGAGGAGAAGCTGGAGGAGCTGTTCAGACAGAGAAGGGTCCAGCTCTGA